The Yersinia entomophaga nucleotide sequence CCAACTGGCTATTAGCTTGCCATTGGCATCAACTATTTTAGCCTCGGCCACCTCTTCGCTGGCTGCAATCAACGCCAATGATTCATTGGCGGCAATATTATCGCCGAAAACTACGGCGGCTTCGGTGGTATAGCTAATTGAACGGGCGATCAAATGCAGGTTGTGGTCGGCGTAAACACGCAGGGAAAAAATGGCAACCAGAGTAATAAAGATACCAGCCATCCCCACGGCAACCAGAGCCACGGTTAAATGTATGCGTTGAAGTATTTTCCCTAAGCTAGGTAATTTTACACGACGTTTATTTATTCTTTTAATCAGTCTCATAAACCATCAGCCTTCTTACGGGCGAGTTGCAGTACGCTCGGATGAACACGAACTCCTGTACGTGCTAACGCATCCATATTAACCTTAAAAGATGCCTGGTTATCTTCCACTAACAGACAAAAGGCGCTGCCGGTGGCGCATTCAGAATAATCCTCACTGATTGTCAGTATCGGATGACCTTGAGTGCGATTAATTAACTCCAACCGCTGCTCTGCGGTGGCACTTCCCAAATAAATAGCATCGCATTGGCTTGAAATAGCCGGGCTGGCAAACGGGAATCGCTCGACTTTAATTGGATGTTGCGTTGCCATTAACGCCGGGTTAAACAGGCCTTCTGCATAGTTGGTCGGGGCGACAACACATAACCTAATGACCTGCGGAGTCACCGGCCAGCGGGCATAGCTGATAATCCCCAAAACCATTTTGGTTGCGGCATCTGTCCGCGCCTGTATCACGTTCGCATTGGCAGGTTCTTCCGCCGATCTGGCGCCGGTAGAAAATACGAACGTAAATACAATCAATAGATACTGACAAATACGCCCAAAATGCCAGGGAGGCATAACGTATTGATCATTCTTACTGACGCCGTTGATTGCGCAAGTCGAGGTGGTCATTTTTGCGCTTCCTGTGGATCGGCCCCGGAAATATAAACAGGCAACATAGTCAGTGAGAAAAAGTCATTTTATTATCGGCGCTTAGATTTACCGTTTTTATTCTCTCTGATTGTATTACAAGATCACATTGTTGCAATGCTCGTCATGGTATCGGCAGGGCAGGGAATTT carries:
- a CDS encoding YfiR family protein encodes the protein MTTSTCAINGVSKNDQYVMPPWHFGRICQYLLIVFTFVFSTGARSAEEPANANVIQARTDAATKMVLGIISYARWPVTPQVIRLCVVAPTNYAEGLFNPALMATQHPIKVERFPFASPAISSQCDAIYLGSATAEQRLELINRTQGHPILTISEDYSECATGSAFCLLVEDNQASFKVNMDALARTGVRVHPSVLQLARKKADGL